One window from the genome of uncultured Fibrobacter sp. encodes:
- a CDS encoding response regulator transcription factor has product MTQNTSSTNILIIEDEIAIAEGLVDLCELNGYSVKHVADGESGLNEALTGQYGLVLLDLMLPGMDGFTVCDKIREKDKSLPIIILSAKNADEDIINGLKYGADDYVPKPFSVPMLLARIEAVLRRSRQTMENEGKLVAGNLRVNFREYTGTRGTEELAFTRKEIEILEYLWNNRDHAVPRAELLKKVWGYENAESVDTRTVDIHITKLRKKIEDDPSHPKLLVTFRGEGYQMRSTPECEKST; this is encoded by the coding sequence ATGACACAGAATACGAGCAGCACGAATATTCTCATTATCGAAGACGAAATTGCAATCGCCGAAGGTCTGGTGGACCTTTGCGAATTGAACGGCTACAGCGTCAAGCACGTGGCCGACGGTGAAAGCGGCCTTAACGAAGCCTTGACAGGGCAGTATGGTCTTGTTCTCCTCGACCTCATGCTCCCGGGCATGGACGGCTTTACTGTCTGCGACAAGATTCGCGAAAAAGACAAGAGCCTCCCGATTATCATCCTCTCTGCAAAGAACGCCGATGAGGATATTATCAACGGTCTCAAGTACGGCGCCGACGACTACGTCCCCAAGCCGTTCTCCGTCCCGATGCTGCTCGCCCGCATCGAGGCTGTGCTGCGTCGCAGCCGCCAGACCATGGAAAACGAAGGCAAGCTCGTTGCTGGCAACCTCCGTGTGAACTTCCGCGAATACACCGGTACCCGCGGTACCGAAGAACTCGCGTTCACCCGCAAGGAAATTGAAATTCTCGAATATCTGTGGAACAACCGCGACCACGCCGTTCCTCGTGCCGAACTCCTCAAGAAGGTCTGGGGCTACGAGAATGCCGAATCCGTGGATACACGCACGGTCGACATCCACATCACCAAACTCCGCAAGAAAATCGAAGACGATCCCTCCCACCCGAAACTGCTTGTCACGTTCCGCGGCGAGGGCTACCAGATGCGCTCTACGCCTGAATGCGAAAAATCCACCTAA
- a CDS encoding HAMP domain-containing sensor histidine kinase → MRKIHLIFVAIFVAIAIPVIVLLAHSYSQLQQNAQYAYREHAFLVLQMLNQRFVDDMTIEDQRSYSEYRFIRAVPVIGGEEITLSELANFPLRSHFKGIVGHFQMDPDGTLRTPILPDGVLEKIPMADRNKREAVLYKIQTILMKQNFRIGEINNIKPQPRDSIESILDQIYKQDLGLSASKNQKKPYTPKREKRFEQTSEKESFAFNVESTRMDAYGLLRTNIDTTHVMEVEIEPFQATFDNTYIIFYRNVKRGSEIFVQGFIVELRTYLTNLVMNEIKFSPQEQNLVIEFVGQDKPLVSYGDLNKSSTLLLSTPLPSPLGSISLNMYVTQKQSAPGSGILLFLGIAMLVVLGGGLICIYKLTQSQLALASKRQDFVSAVSHELKTPLTAIRMYAELLQNSWVANEDKRQKYYNQIASETERLTRLIQNVLNLSKLDGNRWNVQLRKERPKGVLDDFVATYSKNVEKQGFELTVSSDTDVKDITLMMDRDAIMQILMNLVDNSLKFSKNADYKMINIELRLKDTDLYLAVRDYGPGIPQAEMTKVFQEFYRVENEMTRQTSGTGIGLSMVKKLCTLTNMKIELENANPGLRTKIHFPPLSI, encoded by the coding sequence ATGCGAAAAATCCACCTAATATTCGTCGCGATATTTGTTGCCATTGCGATACCGGTCATCGTCTTGTTGGCCCATTCGTATTCGCAATTGCAACAGAATGCGCAATACGCCTACAGGGAACATGCCTTCCTGGTTCTGCAGATGCTGAACCAGCGTTTTGTCGATGACATGACCATCGAGGACCAGCGGTCGTATTCCGAATACCGCTTTATCCGCGCGGTCCCCGTGATTGGCGGCGAAGAGATTACGCTCTCGGAACTCGCGAACTTCCCCCTCCGGAGCCACTTCAAGGGAATCGTCGGGCATTTCCAGATGGACCCTGACGGCACACTCCGCACGCCTATCCTCCCCGATGGTGTCCTTGAGAAAATTCCGATGGCCGACCGCAACAAGCGCGAGGCGGTGCTCTACAAGATCCAGACAATCCTCATGAAGCAGAACTTCAGGATTGGCGAAATCAACAACATCAAACCGCAACCCCGCGACTCCATCGAATCCATCCTCGACCAGATTTACAAGCAAGACCTTGGGCTTTCTGCAAGCAAGAACCAGAAGAAACCATACACGCCCAAAAGGGAAAAGCGTTTTGAACAAACTTCCGAAAAGGAATCGTTTGCGTTCAACGTCGAATCGACCCGGATGGACGCTTACGGCCTCTTGCGCACCAATATCGATACGACCCATGTAATGGAAGTAGAAATCGAGCCGTTCCAGGCAACGTTCGATAACACGTACATCATCTTCTACCGTAACGTCAAGCGCGGCTCCGAGATATTTGTGCAAGGCTTCATCGTGGAACTGCGCACCTACCTCACGAACCTCGTCATGAACGAAATCAAGTTCTCCCCTCAAGAACAGAACCTGGTTATCGAGTTCGTAGGCCAAGACAAACCGCTCGTCTCTTACGGCGACCTCAACAAGTCCTCTACACTGTTATTGAGCACACCTCTGCCCTCGCCGCTCGGCAGCATCTCGCTCAACATGTACGTCACGCAAAAGCAGAGCGCACCGGGTAGCGGAATCCTCCTGTTCCTCGGCATCGCCATGTTGGTCGTGTTGGGCGGCGGTCTCATCTGCATCTACAAACTCACGCAGAGCCAGCTCGCTCTTGCTTCCAAGCGCCAGGACTTTGTCTCTGCAGTCAGTCACGAACTCAAGACTCCGCTCACCGCCATCCGCATGTACGCAGAACTCCTGCAGAATTCCTGGGTGGCCAACGAAGACAAGCGGCAGAAGTACTACAACCAGATTGCAAGCGAAACGGAACGCCTCACGCGCCTCATCCAGAACGTGCTGAACCTCTCCAAGCTGGACGGCAACCGCTGGAACGTGCAGCTCCGCAAGGAACGCCCGAAGGGCGTACTCGACGACTTTGTCGCGACATACAGCAAGAACGTGGAAAAGCAAGGCTTCGAGCTCACTGTTTCTTCTGATACCGACGTCAAGGACATCACGCTGATGATGGACCGCGACGCCATCATGCAGATTCTCATGAACCTGGTGGACAACTCGCTCAAGTTCTCGAAGAACGCGGACTACAAGATGATCAACATCGAGTTGCGCCTCAAGGATACGGACCTCTACCTCGCCGTGCGCGACTACGGGCCAGGTATCCCGCAGGCCGAAATGACGAAGGTGTTCCAGGAGTTCTACCGCGTCGAAAACGAGATGACGAGGCAGACGAGCGGTACGGGTATCGGCCTTTCCATGGTCAAGAAACTTTGCACGCTCACCAACATGAAAATCGAGCTTGAGAACGCGAATCCCGGCCTGCGCACGAAGATTCACTTCCCGCCTCTGTCCATCTAG
- a CDS encoding ATP-dependent 6-phosphofructokinase: MTQEDILQNPEKYDLSIESVGQGTLRSPMSGVPFVSDSDRVALTTDTKKLQDFFSKGIEVPSLETAGPRETIFHDPAWTRAGIVTCGGLCPGLNNVIKSLVTVLWFDYGVRNIFGIPYGYRGLNPSYGYPPIMLNPDVVDAIQDDGGTILGSSRGNQEPSVMVDTLMRLNINVLFCIGGDGTLRGAHAIAQEVKKRKQPISVIGIPKTIDNDLNLIDRTFGFETAVLSATNVITSAHNEANGAFNGLGLVKLMGRDSGFIAAYAALATTVVNFCLVPEVPFTLEGENGLFKALENRYDCGKTHAVLAVAEGAGQHLFDGQEERRDASGNILKKDIGEFLTLKIKEHFEKVGKEINIKYFDPSYTVRSIPAKGTDAIFCYQLAENAVHAAMAGKTDMVVGSMNGTFSHVPIEYAVSERRKIDPNGALWHAVLGATRQVDYFTGKRRKK; encoded by the coding sequence ATGACACAGGAAGATATTCTGCAGAACCCGGAAAAGTATGACCTTTCTATTGAATCCGTTGGCCAAGGGACGCTTCGCTCGCCCATGAGCGGCGTGCCCTTCGTCTCCGATTCAGACCGCGTCGCGCTCACTACCGACACAAAGAAATTGCAGGATTTTTTCAGCAAAGGTATCGAAGTCCCCTCGCTCGAGACGGCCGGCCCGCGCGAAACCATTTTCCACGACCCGGCATGGACACGTGCCGGCATTGTCACCTGCGGCGGCCTTTGCCCGGGTTTGAACAACGTTATCAAGAGCCTCGTTACCGTGCTCTGGTTCGACTACGGTGTGCGCAACATCTTTGGCATCCCTTACGGCTACCGTGGGCTCAATCCCTCTTACGGCTACCCGCCCATCATGCTCAACCCGGACGTGGTTGACGCCATCCAGGACGACGGCGGCACCATCCTCGGCAGCTCCCGCGGTAACCAGGAACCCTCCGTCATGGTCGACACCCTGATGCGCCTGAACATCAATGTGCTGTTCTGCATCGGCGGCGACGGCACGCTCCGCGGCGCGCACGCCATCGCGCAAGAAGTCAAGAAGCGCAAGCAGCCCATCTCGGTCATCGGCATCCCGAAGACCATCGACAACGATTTGAACCTCATCGACCGCACGTTCGGTTTCGAGACCGCCGTGCTCAGCGCGACCAACGTCATCACGAGCGCCCACAACGAGGCGAACGGCGCCTTCAACGGGCTCGGCCTCGTGAAACTCATGGGCCGCGACTCCGGATTTATCGCCGCCTACGCGGCACTTGCCACCACGGTCGTGAACTTCTGCCTCGTCCCCGAAGTCCCCTTCACGCTTGAAGGCGAAAACGGGCTCTTCAAGGCGCTCGAAAACCGCTACGACTGCGGCAAGACGCATGCCGTGCTCGCCGTCGCCGAAGGCGCAGGCCAGCACCTGTTCGACGGCCAAGAAGAACGCCGCGATGCAAGCGGCAACATCCTCAAGAAAGATATTGGTGAATTCCTGACGCTCAAAATCAAGGAACACTTCGAAAAGGTGGGCAAGGAAATCAACATCAAGTACTTTGACCCGAGCTACACCGTGCGCAGTATCCCCGCCAAGGGCACCGACGCCATCTTCTGCTACCAGCTCGCCGAAAATGCGGTACATGCCGCCATGGCAGGCAAGACGGACATGGTCGTCGGCAGCATGAACGGCACGTTCTCGCATGTGCCCATAGAATACGCCGTGAGCGAACGCCGCAAAATAGACCCCAACGGAGCGCTCTGGCACGCCGTACTCGGCGCAACACGTCAAGTAGACTATTTCACAGGCAAACGCCGCAAAAAATAA